The Micromonospora sp. WMMD961 genome has a segment encoding these proteins:
- a CDS encoding glycosyltransferase family 39 protein: MSDPAIDIDRPHQPTPPPSTTPPEPGTPTRGPWLVAAATTVTLLLLAGRYGYHRDELYFLLAGRHLDWGYVDQGPLVPALARLLDTFAPGNLVVLRTPSALLAGGAVLLVAAVTRELGARRGTQTFAAVLAALSGIVLASGHLLSTTTVDLVVWLVAAWCAVRLLRTGDSRWALGIGLALGVGMLSKVLPALLAVGLLAGVLIAGPRRLLRDRWVLAAAGIALLLAAPNLIWQAAHGFPQLGVAASISGGDSSYSGRLDAFTLQFVIISPYAVPIWIAGLVALLRRPAWRAYRAVGWAWLVVIGIVLVAGGKGYYDAPLLLVLTAAGAVVTAAWASRGSLRLRRGLLGLGVVPFLLPNIVLLLPVLPADRLPGFVVDVNYDAGETIGWPAFADSVAAVHRGLSPEERPRAVILTGNYGEAGALARFGPARDLPRAYSGHNSMVDFGRPPADADVVIAVGWDGPGRLSSWFESCTQAGWVDQRVEVDNDENGGPIHVCRGLRRPWAQIWDTEVRHTG; the protein is encoded by the coding sequence GTGAGCGACCCCGCGATCGACATCGACCGACCGCACCAGCCCACCCCACCACCGTCGACGACGCCACCCGAGCCCGGCACGCCCACCCGCGGTCCCTGGCTGGTGGCCGCCGCCACCACCGTGACGCTGCTGCTGCTCGCGGGGCGTTACGGCTACCATCGCGACGAGCTGTACTTCCTGCTCGCCGGCCGACACCTCGACTGGGGCTACGTCGACCAGGGGCCGCTGGTTCCGGCGCTGGCCCGGTTGCTCGACACGTTCGCCCCCGGCAACCTGGTCGTGCTGCGTACCCCGTCGGCGTTGCTCGCTGGCGGCGCGGTGCTGCTGGTCGCCGCCGTCACCCGGGAGTTGGGCGCCCGCCGGGGCACGCAGACCTTCGCGGCGGTGCTCGCCGCGTTGTCCGGCATCGTGCTCGCCAGCGGTCACCTGCTCAGCACCACCACCGTCGACCTGGTGGTGTGGCTGGTGGCGGCGTGGTGTGCGGTGCGGTTGCTGCGCACCGGTGACAGCCGTTGGGCGCTCGGCATCGGGCTGGCGCTCGGCGTGGGCATGCTCAGCAAGGTGCTGCCGGCGTTGCTGGCCGTGGGTCTGCTCGCCGGGGTGCTCATCGCCGGGCCGCGTCGGCTGTTGCGGGACCGGTGGGTGCTCGCCGCCGCCGGGATCGCGCTTCTGTTGGCCGCCCCGAACCTGATCTGGCAGGCGGCGCACGGCTTTCCGCAGCTCGGGGTGGCTGCCTCCATCTCCGGCGGGGACAGCTCCTACAGTGGCCGCCTCGACGCGTTCACGCTTCAGTTCGTCATCATCAGCCCGTACGCCGTGCCGATCTGGATCGCGGGGCTCGTGGCGCTGCTGCGGCGACCGGCGTGGCGGGCGTACCGGGCTGTGGGTTGGGCCTGGTTGGTGGTGATCGGCATCGTGCTGGTCGCCGGCGGCAAGGGTTACTACGACGCGCCGTTGCTGCTGGTCCTCACCGCGGCCGGCGCGGTGGTCACCGCCGCGTGGGCGTCGCGGGGGTCGCTCCGGTTGCGGCGAGGGCTGCTCGGGCTGGGTGTGGTGCCGTTCCTGCTGCCCAACATCGTGTTGTTGCTGCCGGTGCTGCCGGCCGACCGGTTGCCCGGTTTCGTGGTCGACGTCAACTACGACGCGGGCGAGACGATCGGCTGGCCGGCGTTCGCCGATTCGGTGGCCGCCGTCCATCGTGGCCTGTCTCCCGAGGAGCGTCCGCGGGCGGTGATCCTGACCGGCAACTATGGTGAGGCGGGAGCGTTGGCCCGTTTCGGTCCGGCCCGTGACCTGCCCCGCGCCTACTCCGGGCACAACAGCATGGTCGACTTCGGTCGCCCACCCGCCGACGCGGACGTGGTGATCGCCGTCGGCTGGGACGGTCCCGGTCGGTTGAGCTCCTGGTTCGAGTCGTGCACGCAGGCCGGGTGGGTGGACCAGCGGGTCGAGGTGGACAACGACGAGAACGGCGGCCCGATCCACGTGTGCCGGGGGCTGCGGCGTCCGTGGGCGCAGATCTGGGACACCGAGGTACGCCACACCGGGTGA
- a CDS encoding aldo/keto reductase, with protein sequence MRYRNLGASGTVVSTLCLGTMTFGAETDEAGSFAQLDRFVEAGGTFLDTADVYSRGVSEEIVGRWLRARPDVRDRLVIATKGRFPMGPGANDAGLSRVHLTRALDASLRRLGVEAVDLYQAHAWDPLTPLPETLRFFDDAVSAGKIRYAGVSNFTGWQLQKAALLTQHLNLTPIVTLQPQYNLLAREIEFEVVPVCESEGIGILPWSPLGGGWLTGKYQRDSAPTGATRLGENPERGVEAYAGRNAEERTWRVLDTVRQIADERGVSMSAVSLAWLAARPAVTSVILGARTTEQLDDNLTAADLDLDAEQMRLLDEASAPLVGDYPYGSAGVRQRGRELSGAS encoded by the coding sequence ATGCGCTATCGCAACCTGGGCGCCAGCGGCACGGTCGTGTCGACCCTGTGCCTCGGCACGATGACCTTCGGCGCGGAGACCGACGAGGCCGGCAGCTTCGCCCAACTGGACCGGTTCGTCGAGGCCGGCGGCACCTTCCTCGACACCGCCGACGTCTACTCCCGCGGCGTCTCGGAGGAGATCGTCGGACGGTGGCTGCGGGCGCGGCCCGACGTGCGGGATCGCCTCGTCATCGCCACCAAGGGGCGCTTCCCGATGGGTCCGGGCGCCAACGACGCGGGGCTGTCCCGGGTGCACCTCACCCGGGCCCTGGACGCCAGTCTGCGGCGGCTCGGCGTCGAGGCTGTCGACCTGTACCAGGCGCACGCCTGGGACCCGCTGACCCCACTGCCGGAGACGCTGCGGTTCTTCGACGACGCGGTCAGCGCTGGCAAGATCCGCTACGCGGGCGTCAGCAACTTCACCGGTTGGCAGTTGCAGAAGGCGGCCCTGCTCACCCAGCACCTCAACCTCACCCCGATCGTGACCCTGCAACCGCAGTACAACCTGCTGGCCCGGGAGATCGAGTTCGAGGTGGTGCCGGTCTGCGAGAGCGAGGGCATCGGCATCCTGCCGTGGTCACCGTTGGGCGGTGGCTGGCTGACCGGCAAGTACCAGCGCGACAGCGCACCCACCGGGGCGACCCGGCTCGGCGAGAACCCGGAGCGGGGCGTCGAGGCGTACGCGGGTCGCAACGCCGAGGAGCGCACCTGGCGGGTGCTCGACACGGTCCGCCAGATCGCCGACGAGCGAGGCGTGTCCATGTCGGCGGTGTCGCTGGCCTGGCTGGCGGCCCGGCCCGCAGTCACGTCGGTGATCCTCGGCGCGCGTACCACCGAGCAGCTCGACGACAACCTGACCGCCGCCGACCTGGATCTCGACGCCGAGCAGATGCGGTTGCTGGACGAGGCGAGCGCGCCGCTGGTGGGCGACTACCCGTACGGCAGCGCGGGTGTGCGGCAGCGCGGCCGTGAGCTGTCGGGCGCGTCGTGA
- a CDS encoding DUF664 domain-containing protein, which yields MTSFPEPTAPAGSRNEVFLRYLDYFRESMVAKVSALDESELRSSRLPSGWTPLELLTHLRHVELRWIEWGFQGRDVAEPWGDRRDDRWYVAPDVTREDLVAALRAQGAHTSAVVTAHDLAEIGAPGPRWNGADPASLERVLFHLVQEYARHLGHLDVIAELAGGPTGE from the coding sequence GTGACGTCGTTCCCCGAGCCCACCGCCCCGGCCGGCAGTCGCAACGAGGTCTTCCTGCGGTACCTGGACTACTTCCGGGAGTCCATGGTGGCCAAGGTGTCGGCGTTGGACGAGTCGGAGCTGCGAAGCAGTCGGCTGCCGTCGGGGTGGACCCCGCTGGAACTGCTCACCCACCTGCGGCACGTCGAGTTGCGCTGGATCGAGTGGGGCTTCCAGGGTCGCGACGTGGCCGAGCCGTGGGGTGACCGCCGTGACGACCGCTGGTACGTCGCCCCGGACGTGACCCGAGAGGACCTGGTGGCGGCGCTGCGGGCGCAGGGCGCGCACACCAGCGCGGTCGTGACGGCCCACGACCTGGCGGAGATCGGCGCGCCGGGCCCGCGCTGGAACGGCGCGGACCCGGCGTCGCTGGAGCGGGTGCTGTTCCACCTGGTCCAGGAGTACGCCCGACACCTGGGCCACCTCGACGTAATCGCCGAACTCGCCGGGGGTCCGACCGGAGAGTGA
- a CDS encoding GNAT family N-acetyltransferase, whose protein sequence is MPLLVAPALPAGSLAAQEQPHLPVRPGLALRPWHDDDAPAVRAAFDCPAIQRWHVRRLDSDDEARSWTVQWADRWRDETAASWAVVDADDRPVGQVGLRDMLLTEASAQVSYWLLPTARGRGIATEALGALVRWSFTRAGLHRLALEHSTGNAASCRVAARTGFPVEGMRRGSVRHTDGWHDMHLHARLRTDGPV, encoded by the coding sequence ATGCCGCTGCTCGTCGCGCCCGCCCTGCCCGCCGGTAGCCTCGCCGCCCAGGAGCAACCCCACCTTCCGGTGCGTCCCGGGCTGGCGCTGCGGCCCTGGCATGACGACGACGCCCCGGCCGTGCGGGCCGCATTCGACTGTCCGGCGATCCAGCGATGGCACGTGCGGCGTCTCGACAGCGACGACGAGGCGCGGTCGTGGACGGTGCAGTGGGCCGACCGTTGGCGCGACGAGACGGCCGCCAGTTGGGCGGTGGTCGACGCCGACGACCGGCCGGTCGGCCAGGTGGGGTTGCGCGACATGCTGCTGACCGAGGCGTCGGCGCAGGTGTCGTACTGGCTGTTGCCCACCGCGCGTGGTCGGGGCATCGCCACCGAGGCACTGGGGGCACTCGTCCGGTGGAGCTTCACTCGGGCTGGTTTGCACCGGCTGGCGCTGGAGCACTCGACCGGCAACGCGGCGTCCTGCCGGGTGGCCGCGCGGACCGGCTTCCCGGTGGAGGGCATGCGCCGAGGGTCGGTTCGCCACACCGACGGTTGGCACGACATGCACCTGCACGCTCGGCTGCGCACTGACGGCCCGGTCTGA
- a CDS encoding flavin reductase, giving the protein MREHRKHVPSRPSWCCPVCGIRWPCSAAKLRLLAEFREDRPGLLTHLAKVQEAATADLATLHPGVALPDLTPRFVGWAETR; this is encoded by the coding sequence ATGCGCGAGCACCGCAAGCATGTGCCGTCGCGGCCGTCGTGGTGCTGCCCGGTCTGCGGCATCCGGTGGCCGTGCTCGGCCGCGAAGCTGCGCCTGCTCGCCGAGTTCCGCGAGGACCGGCCGGGTCTGCTGACGCACCTGGCGAAGGTTCAGGAGGCGGCCACCGCTGACCTCGCCACGCTCCACCCGGGCGTCGCGCTTCCCGACCTGACCCCGCGTTTCGTCGGCTGGGCGGAGACCCGCTGA
- a CDS encoding DUF5753 domain-containing protein, with protein MNHAFVAALAAAGHTAESLADRIGVHPKTVARWANPGHIPQSRHRATVADLLAKDIDTLWPDAGHRREPVWFRPWVDLEREAVTLRSFELAWVPGLLQTEAYARATLAGGMLAEEAIDEFTEARLDRQAILAPGGGGPLLVAVLDEGVLRRRVGDDRALMATQLARLVGHAEAGTVQLHIVPADAPSYPGLDGPFTIADMPDGSRVAHVDSAAQAQILDQPSDLVNLERRWERIRGEALPRGRSLALLREAAAAWT; from the coding sequence ATGAACCACGCCTTTGTCGCAGCGCTCGCCGCAGCGGGCCATACCGCCGAAAGCCTCGCCGACCGGATCGGTGTGCACCCGAAGACCGTCGCCCGATGGGCGAACCCGGGGCACATTCCACAGAGTCGGCACCGGGCGACCGTCGCCGACCTTCTCGCCAAGGACATCGACACGCTGTGGCCGGACGCGGGCCACCGCCGTGAGCCGGTGTGGTTCCGGCCGTGGGTCGACCTGGAACGCGAGGCGGTGACGCTGCGGTCGTTCGAGTTGGCGTGGGTGCCCGGGTTGTTGCAGACCGAGGCGTACGCGCGCGCGACCCTGGCCGGCGGAATGCTGGCGGAAGAGGCGATCGACGAGTTCACCGAGGCGCGCCTCGACCGACAGGCGATCCTCGCCCCGGGAGGGGGCGGGCCCCTGCTGGTGGCCGTGCTGGACGAGGGGGTGCTGCGACGGCGCGTCGGCGACGACCGCGCCCTGATGGCCACGCAACTCGCGCGGCTGGTCGGGCACGCCGAAGCGGGCACCGTCCAGTTGCACATCGTCCCGGCGGACGCGCCCAGCTATCCCGGGCTCGACGGGCCGTTCACCATCGCGGACATGCCGGACGGTTCCCGGGTCGCGCACGTGGACAGCGCGGCCCAGGCGCAGATCCTGGACCAGCCATCGGACCTTGTTAATCTGGAGCGACGGTGGGAGCGGATTCGCGGAGAGGCGCTGCCCCGAGGGCGTTCCCTGGCACTCCTCAGAGAAGCGGCAGCAGCATGGACATGA
- a CDS encoding DUF397 domain-containing protein, translated as MDMTGARWRKSTRSGGNGGNCVEVADNLPGVVLVRDTKDRDGGTLAVSPASWRCFVALVRHAA; from the coding sequence ATGGACATGACCGGCGCGCGGTGGCGGAAGAGCACGAGGAGCGGCGGCAACGGGGGCAACTGTGTCGAGGTCGCCGACAACCTGCCGGGTGTGGTCCTGGTGCGGGACACGAAGGATCGCGACGGCGGAACGCTGGCGGTCAGTCCCGCGTCGTGGCGGTGTTTCGTCGCGCTGGTCCGCCACGCCGCCTGA
- a CDS encoding MarR family transcriptional regulator, with amino-acid sequence MAPASITARVDTLLRRGFVRRIPSTVDRRRVDVEPTEAGQAAWRGAMEVQGAEGHRLFGALTATERRRLSDLLRRVLLVAEQPQSTPES; translated from the coding sequence ATGGCCCCCGCCTCGATCACGGCGCGGGTGGACACGTTGCTGCGGCGGGGTTTCGTGCGCCGGATTCCGTCGACAGTCGACCGTCGACGGGTCGACGTGGAGCCCACCGAGGCCGGGCAGGCCGCGTGGCGTGGGGCCATGGAGGTCCAAGGTGCCGAGGGGCACCGGCTGTTCGGCGCGCTCACCGCGACCGAGCGGCGGCGCCTCTCCGACCTGCTGCGCCGGGTGCTGCTCGTCGCCGAGCAGCCGCAGAGCACGCCGGAGAGCTGA
- a CDS encoding DUF2087 domain-containing protein codes for MTAHALAGALADDGRRRIFAAIVLGATSATDVAERTGLPARAVLTGVRRLTEAGLVTGADGAFAADQASLREAARDSPPADDADPGVDPVLRTFLRGDVLVALPAQRGRRRVLLAHIAEQSFAPGTRYPERAVDDALKKWCAAGGSDHATLRRYLIDEQLLTREQGIYQRH; via the coding sequence GTGACTGCGCATGCTCTGGCCGGGGCCCTGGCCGACGACGGACGGCGGCGGATCTTCGCGGCGATCGTGTTGGGTGCGACCAGCGCGACCGACGTCGCCGAGCGGACCGGGCTGCCGGCGCGGGCGGTGCTCACCGGGGTCCGCCGGCTCACCGAGGCGGGTCTCGTCACCGGCGCCGACGGCGCGTTCGCGGCCGACCAGGCGTCACTGCGGGAGGCCGCCCGCGACAGCCCTCCGGCCGACGACGCCGATCCCGGTGTCGACCCGGTGCTGCGGACCTTCCTACGAGGGGACGTCCTGGTGGCTCTGCCGGCTCAGCGGGGCCGGCGGCGGGTGTTGCTGGCACACATCGCCGAACAGTCGTTCGCACCGGGCACCCGCTATCCGGAGCGGGCCGTCGACGACGCGCTCAAGAAGTGGTGCGCAGCCGGCGGGTCGGACCACGCGACGCTGCGCCGCTACCTGATCGACGAGCAGTTGCTCACCCGTGAGCAGGGCATCTACCAGCGACACTGA
- a CDS encoding GNAT family N-acetyltransferase: protein MTAAARPTWSISATRPDQPDAVRLLREYMTEMVVRYHRRPALPGEVDAALAEMPSNDLTHPSGLLLLAHHGPELAGCAGLRWQSGWAELTRVFVRPAHRGAGGGAALLAAVEQAARTAGVDRIRLDTRNDLVEARALYARHGYVEIPAYSSGPYADHWFQKELTYASEGAK from the coding sequence GTGACCGCCGCCGCCCGACCGACCTGGTCGATCAGTGCCACCCGACCCGACCAGCCCGATGCGGTGCGCCTGCTGCGCGAGTACATGACCGAGATGGTGGTCCGCTACCACCGTCGACCCGCCCTGCCCGGTGAGGTCGACGCGGCGCTGGCCGAGATGCCCAGCAACGACCTGACCCACCCGAGTGGACTGTTGCTGCTCGCCCACCACGGCCCCGAGTTGGCCGGCTGCGCCGGACTGCGCTGGCAGTCGGGCTGGGCCGAGCTGACCCGGGTGTTCGTCCGGCCCGCACACCGAGGCGCCGGAGGAGGTGCCGCGCTGCTGGCCGCCGTCGAGCAGGCAGCCCGTACCGCCGGGGTGGACCGGATCCGCCTCGACACCCGCAACGACCTGGTCGAAGCCCGCGCCCTGTACGCCCGGCACGGCTACGTGGAGATCCCGGCGTACTCGTCAGGCCCCTACGCCGACCACTGGTTCCAGAAGGAGTTGACGTACGCGTCCGAAGGCGCTAAATAA
- a CDS encoding Hsp20/alpha crystallin family protein, translating into MLMRTDPFREIDRLAEQFFGTAARPATMPLDAYRDGDHFYAAFDLPGVDPDTIDCTVERNVLTVRAERRRPSGDGVELVAAERPMGTFTRRLFLGDTLDTDKLEAGYEHGVLTLRIPVAERAKPRRVTISANGEGRRQINA; encoded by the coding sequence ATGTTGATGCGTACCGACCCGTTCCGCGAGATCGACCGGCTCGCCGAGCAGTTCTTCGGTACGGCAGCCCGTCCCGCGACGATGCCGTTGGACGCGTACCGCGACGGGGACCACTTCTACGCGGCGTTCGACCTGCCCGGCGTCGACCCCGACACCATCGACTGCACCGTCGAGCGCAACGTGCTCACCGTCCGGGCCGAGCGTCGCCGGCCCAGCGGCGACGGCGTCGAGCTGGTCGCCGCCGAACGTCCGATGGGCACCTTCACCCGGCGACTGTTCCTGGGCGACACCCTGGACACCGACAAGCTGGAGGCCGGCTACGAGCACGGGGTGCTGACGCTGCGCATCCCCGTCGCCGAGCGGGCCAAGCCCCGGCGGGTCACCATCAGCGCCAACGGCGAAGGGCGCCGCCAGATCAACGCGTGA
- a CDS encoding tyrosine-type recombinase/integrase, producing the protein MVFPDAPVLARPSATPALPSGPVEVTEAWLRNRRLSEHTRDAYRRDVTSWLTWCAGRDLDPLRATFLHVNEYARALEATIGARSGRPLTPATVARRLSALSSWYDFLVKLGAVPANPVSGADRPRVDRDHSATLGLTPEEVDALLSAADADTGATAARNRAAIALLADLGLRVGELISLDLTDLGTERGHRSVRFVGKGGKQRRRALTPSSGYAVDAYLAERAAAAGVSVAQLTGPLLVTATGGRLDRHSVFRLVRRLARAAGIPAWAKLSPHSLRHAFATTARSEGVPLEDVQDAMGHADPRTTRRYDRDRHNLDRDPAYAVWAARSRRRG; encoded by the coding sequence ATGGTGTTCCCCGACGCTCCGGTGCTCGCCCGCCCGTCCGCGACCCCCGCTCTGCCGAGCGGGCCGGTCGAGGTCACCGAGGCGTGGCTGCGCAACCGGCGGTTGTCCGAGCACACCCGTGACGCGTACCGCCGTGACGTCACCAGCTGGCTCACCTGGTGCGCGGGCCGGGACCTGGACCCGCTGCGGGCCACATTCCTGCACGTCAACGAGTACGCGCGGGCGTTGGAAGCCACCATCGGCGCCCGCAGCGGCCGCCCGCTGACACCGGCGACGGTGGCACGGCGGCTCTCCGCGCTGTCCAGTTGGTACGACTTCCTCGTCAAACTGGGCGCCGTGCCGGCCAACCCGGTCTCCGGCGCGGACCGTCCCCGCGTCGACCGGGACCACTCCGCCACTCTCGGGCTCACCCCCGAAGAGGTCGACGCACTGCTCAGCGCCGCCGACGCGGACACCGGCGCGACCGCCGCCCGCAACCGGGCGGCGATCGCGCTCCTCGCCGACCTGGGCCTGCGGGTCGGGGAGCTGATCTCGCTGGACCTGACCGACCTCGGCACCGAGCGCGGGCACCGCAGCGTGCGCTTCGTCGGCAAGGGCGGCAAGCAACGCCGCCGCGCCCTCACCCCCAGCAGCGGGTACGCCGTGGATGCCTACCTGGCCGAACGGGCCGCCGCCGCCGGTGTGTCGGTGGCCCAGTTGACCGGGCCGCTGCTGGTCACCGCCACCGGCGGCCGGCTGGACCGGCACTCGGTGTTCCGGCTCGTGCGCCGACTCGCCCGCGCCGCCGGCATCCCGGCGTGGGCGAAGCTCTCCCCGCACTCACTGCGGCACGCGTTCGCCACCACCGCCCGATCCGAAGGCGTGCCGCTGGAGGACGTGCAGGACGCGATGGGGCACGCGGACCCGCGTACCACCCGCCGCTACGACCGGGACCGGCACAACCTCGACCGCGACCCGGCCTACGCGGTGTGGGCGGCCCGGTCGCGTCGTCGCGGCTGA
- a CDS encoding PQQ-binding-like beta-propeller repeat protein, with amino-acid sequence MSVLIELGEDRGAPLDERRPPPQVSRRWWLAWLVTACALLGGAAPTGRLTPQVELAVPARATVLGAGPLLLVVDPDSNPPTLSAYDPAAPDGPPRWRVTVPPAAGWYAEVAGDLLLLVERDQVRGARATTARSMRTGQPLWRRPERVYAAGDAAVAVSEVRSASEPGRRVEGTVHGVDPATGATRWSIPLPSTAVLRALPGRVLLLVQDDGLARLLDARDGAERGRGHLPPADYGPDNPQVVGAHLVLRHPSGEAVALTGYDLPGLAPRWRVPVPPGELTLRPCQGLICGQGEDGRWAIDAGTGARAWSWPAGARWRTVAGPRVPAEPLVVLGMAADGRRSLVATVGRDGHRVSAVLPAGVTDCRRAGTGLLCRDGAARQTFWPLDVP; translated from the coding sequence ATGTCGGTGCTGATCGAGCTGGGCGAGGATCGTGGCGCACCACTGGACGAGCGCCGGCCACCGCCGCAGGTGTCCCGCCGTTGGTGGTTGGCGTGGCTCGTGACGGCGTGCGCCCTGCTCGGCGGTGCCGCCCCGACCGGGCGCCTGACGCCGCAGGTCGAGCTGGCGGTGCCTGCCCGGGCGACCGTGCTCGGCGCGGGACCGTTGCTGCTGGTCGTCGACCCCGATTCGAACCCGCCGACGTTGAGTGCCTACGACCCGGCTGCGCCGGACGGCCCGCCGCGGTGGCGGGTCACCGTCCCGCCCGCGGCCGGGTGGTACGCCGAGGTCGCCGGTGACCTGCTGCTGCTGGTGGAGCGCGACCAGGTGCGCGGGGCGCGGGCGACCACCGCGCGGTCGATGCGTACCGGCCAGCCGTTGTGGCGGCGACCCGAGCGGGTGTACGCGGCCGGGGACGCGGCGGTCGCGGTGAGTGAGGTGCGCAGCGCTTCCGAGCCGGGACGGCGGGTCGAGGGCACCGTGCACGGCGTCGACCCGGCGACCGGCGCGACCCGGTGGTCAATTCCGCTGCCCTCCACGGCGGTGCTGCGGGCGCTGCCGGGCCGGGTACTGCTGCTGGTCCAGGACGACGGGTTGGCCCGGCTGCTCGACGCCCGCGACGGCGCGGAGCGCGGGCGGGGGCACCTTCCGCCGGCCGACTACGGCCCGGACAACCCCCAGGTCGTCGGCGCGCACCTGGTGCTGCGCCACCCGAGCGGCGAGGCGGTGGCGCTGACCGGCTACGACCTACCGGGGCTGGCGCCGCGCTGGCGGGTGCCGGTGCCGCCGGGTGAGTTGACCCTGCGGCCCTGCCAGGGCCTGATCTGCGGGCAGGGCGAGGACGGACGCTGGGCGATCGACGCGGGGACTGGCGCGCGGGCATGGTCGTGGCCGGCCGGCGCGCGCTGGCGTACGGTGGCGGGCCCACGGGTACCCGCGGAACCCCTGGTGGTGCTGGGGATGGCGGCGGACGGCAGACGCTCCCTGGTCGCGACGGTGGGTCGCGACGGACACCGGGTGTCCGCGGTGCTCCCCGCAGGTGTGACCGACTGCCGGCGGGCCGGCACCGGGCTGCTCTGCCGCGATGGCGCGGCAAGGCAGACATTCTGGCCCCTCGACGTCCCCTGA